The following proteins are encoded in a genomic region of Gemmatimonadaceae bacterium:
- a CDS encoding O-antigen translocase — protein MTRPPRRSGDVVTASLAAAIAHGLRMVANLVVVKMIALYVGPGGFGLLGNFMSLITMTTVFAGGGIATGITKYVAEFSHRPRRLLRFLGATVVYGGVFSLLVAAATLLFAAAISTALFSTAEYAWLIRWLGPAHLLAFIGSAVIAAGNGLRQPKEYARITILGHLIALPVAWLLIRTLGIAGSGLALLFVMSCTGVPAIWVALRSPLTRRIVPGIDRTDFLGLLRFSTMAVTSAVAFPTAEIAIRKLLTAQLGNEATGLWQATSRLSGAYLGFFTVFLATYYMPRLASLASGRDQVRVVWRYVAVIAPSFALFAVGIHLARHLVIRLLFSEAFAGMAPLMGWQLLGDTLRVSAYTIGFLGIARGSVWLYVGAEVLQAGMLTLFVTRAVHAAPSLLSVQHAYVLSYGLYLAVAVAALVWFHQRQPVTETSRTLTG, from the coding sequence ATGACCCGCCCGCCGCGGCGTTCCGGCGATGTCGTCACGGCGTCACTGGCAGCTGCCATCGCGCACGGCCTCCGCATGGTGGCCAACCTCGTGGTCGTGAAGATGATCGCGCTCTACGTCGGTCCGGGTGGCTTCGGCCTCCTCGGCAACTTCATGAGCCTGATCACCATGACCACGGTCTTCGCCGGCGGCGGCATCGCGACCGGGATCACCAAGTACGTCGCCGAGTTCAGCCACCGGCCCCGTCGCCTCCTGCGCTTCCTCGGCGCGACGGTCGTGTACGGTGGCGTGTTCTCGCTGCTCGTGGCCGCCGCAACACTCCTGTTCGCCGCCGCGATCTCCACGGCACTCTTCTCCACGGCCGAGTACGCCTGGCTGATCCGGTGGCTCGGGCCCGCCCATCTCCTCGCGTTCATCGGCAGCGCCGTGATCGCGGCGGGCAACGGACTCCGGCAGCCGAAGGAATACGCCCGGATCACCATCCTCGGGCACCTGATCGCCCTTCCCGTCGCATGGCTCCTGATCCGCACGCTTGGCATTGCCGGATCGGGGCTGGCGCTGCTCTTCGTGATGAGTTGCACCGGAGTGCCGGCGATCTGGGTGGCGCTCCGCTCGCCGCTCACGCGCCGGATCGTGCCCGGCATCGACCGGACGGACTTCCTCGGCCTGCTCCGCTTCTCCACGATGGCCGTCACCTCAGCCGTGGCTTTTCCAACGGCAGAGATCGCCATTCGCAAACTCCTCACGGCACAGCTCGGCAATGAAGCCACCGGACTCTGGCAGGCAACGAGCCGCCTCTCCGGCGCATACCTCGGCTTCTTCACCGTCTTCCTCGCGACGTACTACATGCCGCGCCTCGCCTCGCTCGCCAGCGGGCGCGACCAGGTCCGCGTCGTGTGGCGCTACGTCGCGGTCATCGCGCCCTCGTTCGCGCTGTTCGCCGTCGGCATCCATCTCGCCCGCCACCTCGTCATCCGCCTGCTCTTCTCGGAGGCGTTCGCCGGCATGGCGCCGCTCATGGGATGGCAGTTGCTCGGCGACACCCTGCGCGTCTCCGCGTATACCATCGGTTTTCTCGGTATCGCACGTGGCTCGGTGTGGCTCTACGTGGGCGCAGAAGTGTTGCAGGCCGGCATGCTCACGCTCTTCGTCACGCGGGCCGTGCACGCCGCGCCGTCGCTGCTCAGCGTGCAGCATGCGTACGTCCTCAGCTATGGCCTCTACCTTGCCGTTGCCGTGGCCGCACTCGTGTGGTTTCACCAGCGCCAGCCGGTCACGGAGACGTCGCGAACCCTGACCGGATGA
- a CDS encoding polysaccharide biosynthesis protein, which yields MALDTSVFRDKTLLITGGTGTFGNAVLRRFLGLDLREIRIFSRDEKKQDDMRREYRDPRIKYYIGDVRSPESLRDATAQVDIVFHAAALKQVPSCEFYPMEAIQTNAIGTENLLNAAVASGVSRVVVLSTDKAAYPINAMGLSKGLMEKLMMAKAQVAAARGTILCGTRYGNVMASRGSVIPLFIEQVRAGEPLTITDPRMTRFMMSIDDAVDLVLYAFTHAQPGDLFVQKAPAATTETLAKAVLSIFGSDGPLRSIGTRHGEKLYETLLTREEMARAVDHGEYYRVPPDTRDLNYAKYFTEGEPAWAEVEDYHSHNTRRLDVDEMASLLLTLGLVRDELAAYRAQRSATPS from the coding sequence TTGGCACTCGACACGTCCGTCTTTCGCGACAAGACGCTACTGATCACCGGTGGAACCGGGACGTTCGGCAATGCCGTCCTGCGCCGCTTCCTGGGCCTCGACCTGCGCGAGATCCGGATCTTCAGCCGGGACGAGAAGAAGCAGGACGACATGCGGCGCGAGTATCGCGACCCGCGGATCAAGTACTACATCGGGGATGTCCGGTCGCCGGAGAGCCTGCGGGATGCGACGGCGCAGGTCGACATCGTCTTCCACGCGGCGGCGCTGAAGCAGGTGCCGTCGTGTGAGTTCTACCCGATGGAGGCGATCCAGACCAACGCCATCGGCACCGAGAACCTGCTCAACGCGGCGGTGGCCAGCGGCGTGAGCCGGGTGGTGGTGCTGAGCACGGACAAGGCGGCGTATCCCATCAACGCCATGGGCCTCTCCAAGGGGCTGATGGAGAAGCTGATGATGGCGAAGGCGCAGGTGGCGGCGGCCCGCGGGACGATCCTCTGCGGCACGCGGTACGGCAACGTGATGGCGTCGCGCGGTTCGGTGATCCCGCTCTTCATCGAGCAGGTGCGAGCCGGCGAGCCGCTGACGATCACGGACCCGCGGATGACGCGGTTCATGATGTCGATCGACGATGCGGTGGACCTCGTGCTCTACGCCTTCACGCACGCCCAGCCGGGGGACCTCTTCGTGCAGAAGGCGCCGGCGGCGACCACCGAGACGCTGGCGAAGGCGGTGCTCTCGATCTTCGGCTCCGACGGCCCGCTGCGGAGCATCGGCACTCGGCACGGCGAGAAGCTCTACGAGACGCTGCTGACGCGCGAGGAGATGGCGCGGGCGGTGGACCATGGCGAGTACTACCGCGTGCCGCCCGACACGCGCGACCTGAACTATGCGAAGTACTTCACCGAGGGTGAGCCGGCGTGGGCCGAGGTCGAGGACTATCACTCGCACAACACGCGCCGGCTCGACGTGGACGAGATGGCGTCGCTGCTCCTGACGCTCGGGCTGGTGCGGGACGAGCTGGCGGCATACCGGGCGCAGCGCAGCGCCACGCCCTCGTGA
- a CDS encoding NAD-dependent epimerase/dehydratase family protein, with translation MTQVLVTGAQGFIGRHVMLALQAREGVTVTGVDRGTPADALDAAVCAADVVVHLAGVNRPEDPADFMTGNAGLTQRICAVAQRGGRAPLIVLSSSIQAAADNPYGRSKLAAEEAVAAWAAGGAGSAVVLRLSNVFGKWCRPNYNSAVATFCHAVATGAPYTVRDPAAIVPLVHVDDVVQAVLASLDERLPVGTVERREAGPVTPVSLGALTALIESFRASRETLRLPDFSTRFVQALYATYLSYLPGDGFAYDLKLFTDPRGTLAEVLKGDGFGQIFVSRTKPGITRGNHWHHTKVEKFLVVEGEAVIRFRKVDSAEVLSYAVRGDRFRVVDIPPGYTHSIENTGTTDMVCLFWASEIFDPARPDTRFEDVLRA, from the coding sequence GTGACGCAGGTCCTCGTCACCGGCGCGCAGGGGTTCATCGGCCGGCACGTGATGCTGGCGCTGCAGGCACGTGAGGGGGTGACGGTGACCGGTGTGGACCGCGGCACACCGGCTGACGCACTGGACGCCGCGGTGTGCGCCGCCGACGTGGTCGTGCACCTTGCGGGCGTGAACCGGCCGGAGGACCCGGCGGATTTCATGACCGGTAACGCCGGCCTGACGCAGCGCATCTGCGCGGTGGCGCAGCGCGGCGGGCGCGCGCCGCTGATCGTGCTGTCGTCGTCGATCCAGGCCGCCGCCGACAATCCGTACGGGCGGAGCAAGCTGGCCGCCGAGGAGGCGGTCGCGGCGTGGGCGGCGGGCGGTGCGGGGAGCGCCGTGGTGCTGCGGTTGTCGAACGTGTTCGGCAAGTGGTGCCGCCCCAACTACAACTCGGCCGTGGCGACGTTCTGTCATGCCGTCGCCACGGGGGCGCCGTACACGGTGCGCGACCCGGCGGCGATCGTGCCGCTGGTCCATGTCGACGACGTCGTCCAGGCCGTCCTGGCGTCACTCGACGAGCGGCTGCCGGTGGGCACCGTCGAGCGTCGCGAGGCGGGACCGGTCACGCCGGTGTCACTCGGGGCCCTGACGGCGCTGATCGAGTCGTTCCGGGCCAGCCGGGAGACGCTGCGGCTGCCCGACTTCTCGACGCGTTTCGTGCAGGCCCTCTATGCGACCTACCTCTCGTACCTGCCCGGGGACGGCTTCGCCTACGACCTGAAGCTGTTCACCGATCCGCGCGGCACGCTGGCCGAGGTGCTCAAGGGTGACGGCTTCGGGCAGATCTTCGTGTCGCGCACCAAACCCGGCATCACGCGCGGGAACCACTGGCACCACACCAAGGTGGAGAAGTTCCTCGTGGTCGAGGGCGAGGCGGTGATCCGCTTCCGCAAGGTGGACTCGGCCGAGGTGCTCTCGTACGCGGTGCGCGGTGACCGGTTCCGCGTGGTGGACATTCCGCCGGGATACACCCATTCCATCGAGAACACCGGCACGACGGACATGGTCTGCCTGTTCTGGGCCAGCGAGATCTTCGATCCCGCGCGGCCGGATACCCGATTCGAGGACGTGCTCCGTGCGTAA
- the wecB gene encoding UDP-N-acetylglucosamine 2-epimerase (non-hydrolyzing), with protein sequence MRKLRVMTVVGTRPEIIRLSRVLPLLDRHTEHVLVHTGQNYDYELNEIFFRDLDLRAPDVFLGAAGDTPAETIGQVIARTDRALVEHRPEALLVLGDTNSCLAALAAKRRRVPVFHMEAGNRCFDQRVPEEINRRIVDHISDINLPYSDISREYLLREGLPPDRIIKTGSPMFEVLTHFRPRIEASDVRSRLGLTTGEYFVVSVHREENVDAPAQFTEFARLLNGIAATHGRRVIVSTHPRTRKRIEAAGIVLHERVELLKPLGFHDYVHLQLHAAAVLSDSGTINEESSILNFPAVNLRDAFERPEAIEEGSVMLTGLNLENVERALSVLAAQPRGDTRLLRPVADYQMPNVSDKVLRIILSYTDYVRRVVWREAPVDAPPAATPGAG encoded by the coding sequence GTGCGTAAGCTGCGAGTGATGACGGTGGTGGGAACGCGGCCGGAGATCATCCGGCTCTCGAGGGTGCTGCCGCTGCTCGATCGCCACACCGAGCACGTGCTGGTGCACACCGGCCAGAACTACGACTACGAGCTGAACGAGATCTTCTTCCGCGACCTCGACCTGCGCGCGCCCGACGTGTTCCTCGGTGCGGCCGGCGACACGCCCGCCGAGACGATCGGGCAGGTGATCGCGCGGACGGACCGCGCGCTGGTGGAGCACCGTCCCGAGGCGCTGCTGGTGCTGGGGGACACGAACAGCTGCCTGGCGGCACTGGCGGCCAAGCGGCGCCGCGTGCCCGTGTTCCACATGGAGGCGGGCAACCGGTGCTTCGACCAGCGGGTGCCGGAGGAGATCAACCGGCGGATCGTCGACCACATCAGCGACATCAACCTCCCGTACAGCGACATCTCGCGCGAGTACCTGCTGCGCGAGGGGCTGCCGCCGGACCGGATCATCAAGACCGGCAGCCCGATGTTCGAGGTGCTCACGCACTTCCGTCCGCGCATCGAGGCCTCCGACGTCCGCAGCCGGCTCGGGCTCACCACGGGAGAGTACTTCGTGGTCAGCGTGCACCGTGAGGAGAACGTGGATGCGCCGGCGCAGTTCACCGAGTTCGCGCGCCTCCTCAACGGGATCGCCGCCACCCACGGCCGGCGCGTGATCGTCTCCACGCACCCGCGGACGCGCAAGCGGATCGAGGCCGCGGGCATCGTGCTCCACGAGCGGGTCGAGCTCCTCAAGCCGCTGGGCTTCCACGACTACGTGCACCTGCAGCTGCATGCGGCGGCGGTGCTGTCCGACAGCGGCACGATCAATGAGGAATCGTCGATCCTGAACTTCCCGGCCGTGAACCTGCGCGATGCCTTCGAGCGCCCGGAGGCGATCGAGGAGGGCAGTGTCATGCTCACGGGGCTGAACCTCGAGAATGTCGAGCGTGCCCTGAGCGTGCTCGCAGCCCAGCCGCGCGGCGACACGCGCCTGCTGCGCCCGGTGGCCGACTACCAGATGCCGAACGTCTCCGACAAGGTGCTGCGCATCATCCTGTCGTACACCGACTACGTGCGTCGCGTGGTCTGGCGCGAGGCCCCGGTCGACGCACCGCCGGCCGCGACCCCGGGCGCCGGCTGA
- a CDS encoding glycosyltransferase family 4 protein, with protein sequence MRILLLSQWFDPEPAIKGMAFAQALRARGHEVTVLTGFPNYPDGVVYPGFRLRAVDDQMVDGIRVRRVWLYPSHDRGALKRVANYVSFALSAAVSGFRGLPRPDVIYAYHPPITIGIPAVVLGRRWRVPFVLDVQDLWPDTVAASGMMSRPALLGILQRFCAYVYRSAAHVVVLSPGFRTELVARGLPSERVTVIPNWSPEATSSGEPDAAAERAALGFGDRLVVLFAGTMGVSQHLQVVLDAAREAHTRVPAALFVFIGGGTDRATLEAAAAGLPNVRFLPRRSMAEMPPLLAAADVLLVHLRDEPLFRITIPSKTQAYLAAGRPILMAVRGDAAAMVAAAGAGMVVPPDDAAALVDAVAALAALGPAGRDALGRAGREYYAAHLSLDAGVTAFERVFSLLTTASTHDSSASSPAAALAGKAS encoded by the coding sequence ATGCGCATCCTGCTGCTGTCGCAGTGGTTCGACCCGGAGCCCGCGATCAAGGGCATGGCGTTCGCACAGGCCCTGCGTGCCCGCGGGCACGAGGTGACGGTGCTCACGGGCTTCCCGAACTATCCCGACGGCGTGGTCTACCCGGGGTTCAGGCTGCGGGCGGTGGATGACCAAATGGTCGACGGGATCCGCGTGCGGCGGGTGTGGCTGTACCCGAGCCACGATCGCGGCGCGCTCAAGCGGGTGGCGAACTACGTCAGCTTCGCGCTCTCGGCGGCCGTCTCCGGATTCCGGGGACTTCCGCGGCCGGACGTGATCTACGCCTACCACCCACCGATCACGATCGGCATTCCGGCCGTCGTGCTGGGCCGTCGCTGGCGGGTGCCGTTCGTGCTCGACGTGCAGGATCTCTGGCCGGACACCGTGGCGGCATCGGGGATGATGTCGCGTCCGGCACTCCTCGGCATCCTGCAGCGGTTCTGCGCCTATGTGTACCGCAGCGCTGCCCACGTGGTGGTGCTGTCGCCGGGCTTCAGGACGGAACTGGTCGCGCGCGGCCTGCCGTCGGAGCGCGTGACGGTGATCCCGAACTGGAGCCCCGAGGCGACGTCGTCCGGCGAGCCGGATGCGGCGGCGGAGCGCGCGGCGCTGGGGTTCGGCGACCGGCTGGTGGTGCTCTTCGCGGGCACGATGGGGGTGTCACAGCACCTGCAGGTGGTGCTCGATGCAGCCCGCGAGGCGCACACGCGCGTGCCCGCCGCCCTGTTCGTGTTCATCGGCGGCGGGACGGACCGGGCGACACTCGAGGCCGCAGCCGCCGGGTTGCCGAACGTGCGGTTCCTGCCGCGGCGCAGCATGGCGGAGATGCCGCCGCTGCTCGCGGCGGCCGACGTGCTGCTGGTGCACCTGCGCGACGAGCCGCTCTTCCGCATCACGATCCCATCGAAGACGCAGGCGTACCTGGCCGCGGGCCGTCCGATCCTGATGGCGGTGCGCGGTGACGCGGCTGCCATGGTCGCCGCCGCCGGTGCCGGGATGGTGGTGCCGCCCGACGACGCCGCGGCCCTGGTGGATGCGGTGGCCGCGCTGGCGGCGCTGGGTCCGGCCGGTCGTGATGCGCTTGGCCGCGCCGGTCGCGAGTATTACGCTGCGCACCTGAGCCTCGATGCCGGCGTGACGGCGTTCGAGCGTGTGTTCTCCCTCCTGACCACCGCGTCCACCCATGACAGTTCCGCATCGAGTCCGGCGGCCGCGCTGGCGGGGAAGGCGTCGTGA